Proteins from one Salvelinus sp. IW2-2015 linkage group LG32, ASM291031v2, whole genome shotgun sequence genomic window:
- the LOC111956426 gene encoding LOW QUALITY PROTEIN: rho GTPase-activating protein 45 (The sequence of the model RefSeq protein was modified relative to this genomic sequence to represent the inferred CDS: inserted 1 base in 1 codon) — translation MFYRKKKELNKTSVSKKSLGGNFGSHNSSLSVLQEQPTRDGGLDVPLPFPASLQDPQAPPCPTTTCLLHPRLATAASPPPVLGACLRRPTALSRHASAAGFPLQAAGAWAFSKTQGKGASLTSSPTTEASEVGIEVEDIPALLRDVACFAEAVEKLKEMVLGEDRQIDNLSDRQLDRRDLAQECLGEVLRVLRQVIGAYPLLNTVETLTAAGTLISKVKGFSYKDSSDMGKQDFEKAIETMAVAFSSSVSELLMGEVDSSTLLSLPLTERSRSMENLYGLDSAQAKDCQGRSDQQDCCMAEWRCRLDLLLQCSGGGVTPLSPIQGCVQILKDVITIGEKDFVLGLLGFNYIYITPVQYLGDGVCKGSEACHPVSRAFAQVMGEQHAYDKRAHKHINSPLFLSLALSPRCHSSIYSLALEXDLEQSVGVQQTTGSIHTVLQPLMQCKQEHERRRRELGEQWQRAQRKQTDAESSMRKARGSYVIRCEEYDKARGRAEEELQGGAGGLKALDRKKRLEEEARTKAEEAEAVYRACISEAEARHQEREQTKGSTLRQIHDVIRHTDHTLRSCTVSYYQLLHMQTAALPVHYQTLCESTKLYEPGQQYAAHARHLHKSPEDARHLYTSTEDARHLSNPEPEAHYHFEPYSSNHLSGRTRHNSSNTDVPISTETTPPTDAPISTETTPTTDEEGGAEDGVTQRCGQGQQSHKSWPSTMKDSDCLGGVYGLESSSTVCVSGHVPKANEELEEHDGNVTSFEQEPEMAVPTGPFRNVGMSKAAKTHRLRKLRTPAKCRECNSYVYFQGAECEECYLACHRRCLESLAIQCGHKKLQGRLSLFGRDFTQGLGDPDGVPLVIRKCITEIESRALRMKGIYRVNGVKTRVEKLCQAFENGKELVELSQAFPHDISNMLKLYLRQLPEPIFPFHLYPSLMGLAKESLRSASPSPDGGEVAGAAVLADLGAETPLEVLTLVHSLRELMLTELPQANTATLRYIAQHLCRVSECEQENKMSPSNLGIVFGPTLMRPRPSGATVALSSLVDYPHQARIVETLIVFYSTLFHDGSPVSPLALSQSQDGGGEEGRDKTESQHDGGETPDNHTERPVESD, via the exons ATGTTCTATAGAAAGAAAAAGGAATTAAATAAAACTTCAGTTTCAAAGAAGAGTCTTGGGGGAAACTTTGGGTCACACAACTCATCA CTATCTGTCCTCCAGGAACAACCCACTAGAGATGGTGGCTTGGATGTCCCCCTCCCTTTCCCTGCATCCCTCCAGGACCCCCAGGCTCCTCCCTGCCCCACTACCACCTGTCTGCTGCACCCCAGGCTGGCCACGGCCGCCAGCCCTCCCCCTGTCCTTGGAGCCTGCCTTAGACGGCCCACAGCCCTGAGTCGACATGCCAGTGCGGCTGGCTTCCCCCTACAGGCGGCTGGAGCCTGGGCCTTCAGTAAGACCCAGGGGAAAGGAGCGAGCCTTACCTCCAGCCCCACCACAGAGGCCTCGGAGGTGGGCATCGAAGTGGAGGACATCCCCGCTTTGCTCCGGGACGTGGCTTGCTTCGCTGAGGCTGTGGAGAAACTGAAAGAAATGGTGCTGGGGGAAG acaGGCAGATAGATAACCTCTCAGACAGGCAGCTGGACCGTCGTGACCTGGCCCAGGAGTGTTTGGGAGAGGTGTTGCGTGTGTTGAGGCAGGTGATCGGTGCCTACCCCCTCCTCAACACTGTAGAGACCCTCACTGCTGCCGGAACACTCATCtccaaggtcaaag GGTTTAGTTACAAGGACAGCAGTGACATGGGTAAGCAGGACTTTGAGAAAGCCATCGAGACCATGGCTGTGGCTTTCAGTAgcag tGTGTCGGAACTTCTGATGGGAGAAGTGGACAGCAGCACCCTCCTGTCTCTACCGCTaacagagaggagcagg tctatGGAGAACCTGTATGGCTTAGACTCAGCCCAGGCCAAAGACTGTCAAGGGAGGAGTGACCAGCAGGACTGCTGCA tgGCTGAGTGGAGATGCAGGCTTGACCTCCTACTGCAGTGCAGTGGAGGAGGAGTGACTCCGCTCTCTCCTATCCAAGGCTGTGTCCAGATACTGAAGGACGTTATCACTATTGGAGAAAAGGACT TTGTTCTCGGCCTCTTAGGCTtcaactacatttacattacacctGTCCAGTATCTAGG AGATGGAGTTTGCAAGGGCTCAGAGGCATGTCATCCTGTAAGCAGAGCATTTGCACAGGTAATGGGAGAACAACACGCATACGACAAACGTGCACATAAACACAtaaactctcctctctttctctctcttgctctcagcCCCAGATGCCATTCTTCCATCTACTCTCTGGCTCTGG CAGACTTGGAGCAGAGTGTGGGAGTGCAGCAAACCACTGGCTCCATACACACTGTTCTACAG CCTCTGATGCAGTGTAAACAGGAGCATGAGAGGAGACGCAGAGAGCTCGGGGAGCAGTGGCAGAGGGCCCAGAGGAAACAG ACTGATGCTGAGAGTAGCATGCGTAAAGCTCGAGGCTCGTACGTGATTCGCTGTGAGGAATATGACAAGGCCAGGGGTCGGGCAGAGGAGGAGCTACAAGGGGGAGCAGGCGGGCTTAAAGCTCTGGACCGGAAGAAGCGATTGGAGGAGGAGGCCAGAACCAAG GCTGAAGAGGCAGAGGCTGTGTATCGTGCATGTATATCCGAGGCGGAGGCGCGGcaccaggagagagagcagactaaGGGCAGCACTCTCAGACAGATCCATGATGTCAtcagacacacagaccacaccctCAGATCT TGCACAGTGTCGTACTATCAGCTGCTGCACATGCAGACAGCAGCGCTGCCAGTCCACTACCAGACTCTGTGTGAGAGCACCAAGCTCTACGAGCCGGGACAACAGTACGCCGCTCACGCAAGACATCTACACAAGAGCCCAGAGGATGCCAGACATCTCTACACGAGCACAGAGGATGCCAGACATCTGTCGAACCCAGAGCCTGAAGCTCACTACCACTTCGAGCCCTACTCATCAAACCA TCTGTCTGGACGCACCCGCCACAACAGCTCTAACACGGATGTACCAATCAGCACGGAGACCACACCTCCCACGGACGCACCAATCAGCACGGAGACCACACCTACCACAGACGAGGAGGGTGGTGCTGAGGATGGAGTCACACAGAGATGTG GGCAAGGTCAGCAATCACACAAGTCCTGGCCGTCAACGATGAAGGACTCGGACTGTCTTGGAGGAGTCTATGGTCTGGAGTCCTCCAGCACTG tgtgtgtttcagggcacGTACCTAAAGCCAATGAAGAACTGGAGGAACATGATGGAAACGTCACCTCGTTTGAACAGG AGCCAGAGATGGCCGTTCCCACTGGTCCCTTCCGGAATGTGGGAATGTCCAAGGCAGCAAAGACCCACAGACTCCGCAAGCTCCGCACACCTGCCAAATGCAGAGAGTGTAACAGCTATGTGTACTTCCAGGGTGCAGAGTGTGAGgag TGTTATCTGGCATGCCATAGGCGTTGCTTGGAGAGCCTGGCTATCCAGTGTGGCCATAAGAAGCTACAAGGTCGCCTGTCGCTGTTTGGCAGGGACTTCACGCAGGGGCTGGGAGACCCCGATGGTGTGCCTCtggtcatcaggaagtgcatcacagagatagagagcaggGCTCTTAGGATGAAG ggtaTCTATCGTGTGAATGGGGTGAAGACTCGTGTGGAGAAGCTGTGCCAGGCCTTTGAGAATGGGAAAGAGCTGGTGGAACTGTCCCAAGCCTTTCCTCATGATATCAGCAACATGCTCAAACTTTACCTCAGACAG CTGCCAGAGCCTATCTTTCCCTTCCATCTCTATCCATCTCTGATGGGGCTGGCCAAGGAGAGCCTGCGTTCTGCGTCTCCTAGCCCAGATGGAGGTGAGGTGGCTGGGGCAGCAGTGCTGGCAGACCTGGGGGCTGAGACTCCTCTGGAGGTCCTGACTCTGGTCCACAGCCTGAGGGAGCTAATGCTAACGGAGCTGCCGCAGGCTAATACAGCCACACTGCGCTATATTGCACAGCATCTGTGCAG GGTGTCTGAGTGTGAGCAGGAGAACAAGATGAGTCCCAGTAACCTTGGCATTGTGTTTGGCCCCACCCTGATGCGTCCCCGTCCCTCTGGGGCCACCGTGGCCCTGTCCTCCCTGGTAGACTACCCCCACCAGGCCCGCATCGTAGAGACTCTCATAGTCTTCTACAGCACCCTCTTCCATGACGGCTCCCCAGTTTCCCCCTTAGCCCTAAGCCAGAGCCAG GACggtgggggggaggaggggagagacaagACAGAATCACAACACGACGGGGGTGAGACGCCAGACAACCACACTGAGAGACCAGTGGAATCAGACTGA